One Euphorbia lathyris chromosome 1, ddEupLath1.1, whole genome shotgun sequence DNA segment encodes these proteins:
- the LOC136210517 gene encoding asparagine--tRNA ligase, chloroplastic/mitochondrial — MAVAAFAPATPLRLCSYSTFRFISFYPKSNLKALSPIRKTLLKPHALPPTFLRLLPYSMQPRRRLFCSEISAALHSGERTELEPVEGKKGEMGSTVGPFKKKLKIADIKGGADEGLDRLGQAIVVMGWVRTLRVQSSITFVEVNDGSCLSNMQCVMGMEAEGYDQVESGLVTTGASIWVQGTLVKSQGSKQKVELKVNKIVVVGKSDPSFPIQKKRVSREFLRTKAHLRPRTNTFGAVARVRNALAYATHKFFQENGFVWVSSPIITASDCEGAGEQFCVTTLIPTSQEATESLVDGIPKTDNQLIDWSQDFFGKPAFLTVSGQLNAETYATALTDVYTFGPTFRAENSNTSRHLAEFWMIEPELAFADLNDDMACATAYLQYVVRHILENCKEDMDFFNTWIEKGIVDRLRDVAEKDFVQLTYTDAIELLLRAKKKFEFPVKWGCDLQSEHERYITEEAFGGCPVILRDYPKEIKAFYMRQNDDGKTVAAMDMLVPRIGELIGGSQREERLELLEDRLDELKLNKQSYWWYLDLRRYGSVPHAGFGLGFERLVQFATGIENIRDVIPFPRTPGSSEF, encoded by the exons ATGGCTGTAGCTGCCTTTGCTCCGGCCACTCCTCTCCGTTTATGTTCCTACTCAACCTTCCGTTTCATCTCCTTCTATCCTAAATCCAACCTCAAAGCCCTGTCTCCAATTCGCAAAACCCTGCTAAAACCCCATGCTCTCCCACCAACATTTCTCCGGCTGCTCCCATATTCTATGCAGCCTCGCCGGAGGTTGTTTTGCTCTGAGATTTCTGCGGCTTTGCACTCCGGTGAGAGGACTGAACTGGAACCAGTCGAAGGCAAGAAGGGAGAAATGGGGAGTACCGTTGGGCCCTTTAAGAAGAAACTGAAAATTGCCGATATCAAGGGCGGGGCCGATGAAGGATTGGATCGGCTGGGGCAAGCAATAGTTGTGATGGGGTGGGTGCGCACACTTCGTGTCCAGAGTAGCATTACTTTCGTAGAG GTTAATGATGGCTCATGCCTGTCGAACATGCAATGTGTAATGGGCATGGAAGCTGAAGGCTATGATCAG GTGGAATCCGGATTGGTGACTACTGGTGCATCAATATGGGTGCAAGGAACATTAGTGAAGAGCCAAGGGTCGAAACAAAAGGTGGAGCTGAAGGTCAACAAAATTGTAGTG GTTGGGAAGAGTGATCCTTCCTTTCCTATTCAAAAGAAAAGGGTCAGCAGAGAATTTTTGAGAACTAAAGCTCATCTTCGTCCTAGAACAAATACATTTGGTGCG GTTGCAAGGGTGAGGAATGCTTTGGCCTATGCCACACATAAGTTCTTTCAAGAAAATGGGTTTGTTTGGGTGTCAAGTCCCATCATTACAGCTTCAGATTGTGAAGGAGCAGGTGAACAGTTTTGTGTTACTACTTTG ATTCCAACCTCTCAAGAAGCTACTGAATCACTTGTGGATGGCATTCCAAAAACAGATAATCAATTAATTGATTGGTCACAG GATTTTTTTGGCAAACCAGCATTTTTGACAGTCTCTGGCCAGCTCAATGCTGAAACATATGCCACAGCTCTTACAGAT GTCTATACTTTCGGTCCCACATTTCGTGCAGAAAATTCTAATACTTCTAGGCACTTGGCTGAATTTTGG ATGATTGAACCAGAGCTTGCATTTGCTGATCTGAATGATGACATGGCGTGCGCCACTGCCTATCTCCAGTATGTA GTAAGGCATATCCTTGAAAATTGCAAAGAAGATATGGACTTTTTCAACACTTGGATTGAGAAGGGAATAGTTGATCGATTGCGT GATGTTGCTGAGAAAGACTTTGTACAATTGACTTATACTGATGCAATTGAACTTCTTCTCAGAGCAAAGAAGAAATTTGAATTCCCG GTGAAATGGGGATGTGATTTGCAAAGTGAACATGAGCGTTATATAACTGAAGAGGCATTTGGTGGATGTCCTGTTATATTAAGAGATTATCCAAAG GAGATCAAGGCATTCTATATGAGGCAAAATGATGATGGGAAGACTGTTGCTGCTATGGATATGCTGGTTCCCCGG ATTGGGGAACTTATTGGTGGAAGTCAAAGAGAAGAACGACTTGAATTACTGGAAGATCGTTTAGATGAATTGAAGCTCAACAAGCAGAGCTACTGGTGGTACCTTGATCTGCGCCGTTATGGTTCAG TTCCTCATGCTGGCTTTGGACTTGGTTTTGAAAGGCTGGTGCAATTCGCAACTGGAATAGAAAATATAAGAGATGTTATACCTTTCCCAAGGACACCAGGCTCTTCTGAATTTTGA